One Bartonella kosoyi DNA segment encodes these proteins:
- a CDS encoding type IV secretion system protein — MNFTMFAQLSNQINQITQTYVTDISSKAIAAITPFVSIGITIAFIIYGWLIIRGAIDMPLSGFVNRFLRISIITSIALTTGLYQSEIANLITQMPYEFSKALMTNPLTDTQLMNLLDKAATKGFQYAGRLFQETVFFEANGLLYSLLGILILLATSSVVAIGGGLVILTKIAITLLVGLGPIFIIALLWQPTYRFFQQWLIQVVNYIILFLLLATVFNLMMNIFANYLSDMGLDYNQNVAAMFGGALILSIISIMLLLKLSSMAHSLAKGIAFGHLWRHRN; from the coding sequence ATGAACTTCACTATGTTCGCGCAACTTTCCAATCAAATTAATCAGATAACACAAACATATGTCACGGATATTTCCTCAAAAGCAATAGCTGCAATTACACCTTTCGTTTCAATTGGAATCACCATCGCTTTCATTATCTATGGATGGCTCATCATTCGGGGCGCTATCGATATGCCACTCTCCGGATTCGTAAATCGGTTCCTGCGAATAAGTATTATTACTTCAATAGCCCTTACCACAGGACTTTATCAAAGTGAAATTGCAAATTTGATAACGCAAATGCCCTATGAGTTCTCAAAAGCGCTCATGACAAATCCACTCACTGATACACAATTAATGAATTTACTTGACAAAGCAGCAACCAAAGGATTCCAATATGCAGGTCGTCTTTTCCAGGAAACCGTCTTCTTCGAGGCCAATGGATTGCTTTACAGCCTCTTAGGTATCCTCATCTTGCTGGCAACAAGCTCCGTAGTGGCAATCGGCGGTGGTCTCGTCATACTGACAAAAATCGCCATTACACTTCTCGTAGGATTGGGCCCTATCTTCATCATTGCCTTACTGTGGCAACCAACCTATCGCTTTTTTCAGCAATGGTTAATCCAAGTCGTAAATTATATAATCCTCTTTCTACTCTTAGCAACTGTCTTTAATCTGATGATGAATATCTTTGCAAACTATTTGAGTGATATGGGACTCGATTACAACCAGAATGTAGCAGCCATGTTTGGGGGAGCGCTCATCTTGTCCATTATATCCATCATGCTGTTACTCAAACTATCAAGCATGGCCCATTCTCTCGCAAAAGGCATAGCATTTGGACATCTATGGAGACATAGAAACTAG
- a CDS encoding TrwH protein: MILIANLLSACALAPKLKQPNDRNRVPINKTIPAEIKRGDR, translated from the coding sequence ATAATTTTGATTGCAAATCTTTTATCGGCTTGTGCATTAGCACCAAAGCTAAAACAACCTAATGATAGAAACCGTGTGCCTATTAATAAAACAATCCCTGCCGAAATCAAGCGAGGAGACAGATGA